CCGGCACCGGAGCCCGCACGGACCCCCACCCGACCCCAGAGCCGGAGGCGCAGAATGACACCCACTCCGTTCCAGGTGCTGAGCATCGACGGCGGCGGGTTCCTCGGGATGGCGACGGCCAAGTTTATCGAGCAGAGCGAACGCCACTTCGAAGCGGAGTACCAAACTCGAGTGAAGCGGGGTGAGGCTCCCGCACTCCCGCCCGGGGCGCCGGGGCCCTGGCGCTTCTCGGAGGCATTCGATCTGTTCTGTGGGACCAGCACCGGGGTCATCCTAGCCCTCGGGCTGGCGGCCGGACGCTCGGGAGCCCAACTCGCGGACCTGTATACGCGGCTCGGGCAGCGCGTGTTCGCCCGCCCCCGGTGGGAGCTCGGCGGCGGCTACCTGATACACGCGCGATACAGCAACCGTGTGCTGGCGAGGTTTCTCGCTCAAGAGTTCGCCGAACCGGGCGGCGAGCCGATGGTCCTTGATGACGTGTGGGACGGGCGCGAGTCGAACGGGCGGGGGCCGAAGGGGCGCGGGAAGGCGGTTCTCGTTACAGCCTTCAACCTGACGGCGGGTCGGCCGCGGGTGTTCAAAACGGACCACGCGCCGGAGTTGACCCTCGATGGCGACCTGCGCCTCGCTGACCTCGCGCTCGCCAGCAGCGCGGCCCCGTTCTACTTCCCAGCCGTTCCAGTGCACAACCCACGGACCGAGGGGGCGGAACTGTTCTGCGACGGTGGGGTGGTCGCCAATCACCCCGCGCTCCTCGGGTTCACCGAAGCCGTTTCCGTACTCCGACGGCCACCGGAGTGTGTTCGGATCCTGTCGCTGACCACGCCGGGAGAAGGCTTCGGCGAGGGGACAGCGACTCTCAACCGCGGCGACCGCGGGCTGGCCCGATGGGGGGCCAAACTGCCGCCCATGTTCATCGAGTCCGGGACCGCGATTGCGGACCAAGTGCTGCGCCGGCTAATCGCCGCGCTCCCGGAGGGGCAGCGCCCCCTGTACCATCGGGTGCCGATGGTACAGGGGGCGGTTCGCAATGGACGACGCAAGCCTCCGGGCCGCAGAGGCTCACCGCCAAGAGGGCACCGACGTGGCGAACCAAGCGAACTTCCGCCAGATGGTTGGGGACGTCATCTCGTAGCCGCTGTAGACGGCTCGCCGAACGGAGCGGAGCCCTTCTTCACTAGGCTTGAACTAGTCGCAGTCGCCTTCGTAGGTAGGCGAGCCACCGAGCTGGTTGTGTGGCGCGAACGCACTCTTCGGCAGTTTGAGGGCGGCGATGAGTTCGCCGGTTGCTGGCAGCGCG
This region of Gemmata massiliana genomic DNA includes:
- a CDS encoding patatin-like phospholipase family protein, which gives rise to MTPTPFQVLSIDGGGFLGMATAKFIEQSERHFEAEYQTRVKRGEAPALPPGAPGPWRFSEAFDLFCGTSTGVILALGLAAGRSGAQLADLYTRLGQRVFARPRWELGGGYLIHARYSNRVLARFLAQEFAEPGGEPMVLDDVWDGRESNGRGPKGRGKAVLVTAFNLTAGRPRVFKTDHAPELTLDGDLRLADLALASSAAPFYFPAVPVHNPRTEGAELFCDGGVVANHPALLGFTEAVSVLRRPPECVRILSLTTPGEGFGEGTATLNRGDRGLARWGAKLPPMFIESGTAIADQVLRRLIAALPEGQRPLYHRVPMVQGAVRNGRRKPPGRRGSPPRGHRRGEPSELPPDGWGRHLVAAVDGSPNGAEPFFTRLELVAVAFVGRRATELVVWRERTLRQFEGGDEFAGCWQRAVLVVLVALLLEERGRGRARRLARRQPCC